Proteins encoded within one genomic window of Manduca sexta isolate Smith_Timp_Sample1 chromosome 18, JHU_Msex_v1.0, whole genome shotgun sequence:
- the LOC115448609 gene encoding uncharacterized protein LOC115448609 — translation MELIIPLCLVFKFCLASYHEQYRVPQASSDKWESYVFNEKEYLIQNLPVNWENAKILCRGHHNGSLAILDTRDKAEFLAEALSESQFSIESVWVGARRDSAEDPEGYRWFHGVELRRTALDILRSEGDSNVARHYPVWLNRTHVPVPDGGADCVALERVYHDKPVFLDLPCSLERPFVCERDSHYQSPVSELKTVRCRSGLYHVYDGWMNWHQAAAYCVLRKMSLANIASMRCLKKLGMTMLKTRPSIENAWVGAKGALGRWTWIDSGLSIFQPPVLLDVQPEQWPPMRDIRSIKQSGCLQLDRHASHPPVFMEARCERKMQFICYQGQDALRTGVAPPSDDVYYYVLVRQLFYWQHAYENCLKLNGMLASLDNNDILIQLLLLMGENKEQPIEHVWVSGRLNMTKDVATEGVSYSWFNPSNGKRIPDHKSGDSTLGLYMPPWLDEEFTMDSSCLNLDRQDHLSGLVYGLPCDTPQYSICMIEKSSKGNAENITDGYESP, via the exons ATGGAGTTAATAATTCCTTTGTGTCTGGTTTTTAAATTCTGTTTGGCGAGCTACCATGAGCAATATAGAG TGCCTCAAGCTTCATCGGATAAATGGGAATCGTACGTTTTCAATgaaaaggaatatttaatacaaaatttgccAGTAAATTGGGAAAACGCGAAGATATTGTGCCG CGGCCACCACAACGGTTCCCTGGCCATCTTGGACACGAGAGATAAAGCAGAATTCTTGGCCGAAGCACTTTCAGAGTCGCAGTTTT CTATAGAATCAGTATGGGTTGGAGCCAGGAGAGATTCCGCCGAAGATCCAGAAGGGTACAGGTGGTTTCATGGCGTGGAACTCAGGAGGACCGCGTTGGATATCCTCAGGAGTGAGGGAGACAGCAATGTAGCTCGGCATTATCCTGTG tggCTGAACAGGACCCATGTCCCGGTGCCAGACGGGGGCGCTGACTGCGTCGCCCTGGAGAGAGTATACCACGACAAGCCCGTGTTTCTGGACCTCCCCTGCAGCTTGGAGAGGCCATTTGTGTGTGAGCGAG ACTCTCACTACCAAAGCCCAGTATCGGAGCTGAAGACCGTGCGCTGTAGATCCGGGCTGTACCACGTGTATGATGGCTGGATGAACTGGCACCAGGCAGCAGCCTACTGCGTGCTTCGGAAGATGAG TTTAGCGAATATCGCGAGCATGCGGTGTTTGAAGAAGCTTGGCATGACTATGCTCAAAACGAGACCCA GCATAGAGAACGCATGGGTAGGCGCAAAGGGAGCTCTGGGCAGATGGACCTGGATCGACTCCGGGCTGAGCATCTTCCAGCCGCCGGTGTTGCTCGACGTGCAGCCGGAACAGTGGCCACCCATGAG AGACATAAGATCAATAAAGCAGAGCGGATGCCTGCAGCTGGACCGGCACGCGTCGCACCCGCCAGTCTTCATGGAAGCCAGGTGCGAGAGGAAGATGCAGTTCATCTGCTACCAAG GTCAAGATGCATTGAGAACTGGAGTAGCGCCACCTAGTGACGACGTGTATTACTACGTACTCGTCCGCCAGTTATTCTATTGGCAACATGCTTACGAAAACTGCTTGAAATTAAATGGCATGCTTGCCAGCCTCGATAATAACGATATTTTGATCCAATTACTACTTCTGATGGGAGAAAATAAAGAACAAC CTATCGAGCACGTCTGGGTCTCTGGTCGCCTAAACATGACAAAAGATGTCGCCACAGAGGGTGTCTCCTACAGCTGGTTCAATCCGAGTAACGGAAAACGGATCCCTGACCATAAATCTGGTGACTCTACTCTTGGTTTGTAT ATGCCTCCCTGGTTGGATGAAGAGTTCACAATGGACTCTTCCTGCTTGAACCTGGACAGGCAGGACCATTTGAGCGGCCTGGTCTATGGGCTACCATGCGATACTCCACAGTATTCTATATGTATGATTG AAAAGTCTTCTAAAGGGAATGCAGAGAACATTACAGATGGATATGAATctccataa